From Xenopus tropicalis strain Nigerian chromosome 3, UCB_Xtro_10.0, whole genome shotgun sequence, the proteins below share one genomic window:
- the LOC100495548 gene encoding cell wall protein DAN4-like: MSKKEYVESETGRKLESDGHLDDFWEELTDTGQKKRQKREADGTSDKVTNIRELQPPVIDENSSVPSTSSEPDSSNNMPSSSQRDVSGTMSPSPEPDTSSTVPPSSQPDVSDTVSPSSEPDMSSTVPPSSQSDVSKTVSPSSEPDTSSTVPPSSQSDPSTTDSVSSTSQPSTTDSVSSTSQPSTISTVSPTSRSSTISTVSPTSQPSAISTVSPTSQPSIISTEPSTSQPSTIITEPSTSQPSTISTVSPTSRPSIISTVSPTSQPSTISTVSPTSQPSTISTVSPTSQPSTISTVSPTSQHSTISTVSTTSRPSIISTVSTTSQPSTISTVSTTSRPSTISTVSTTSRPSTISTVSTTSRPSTISTVSTTSRPSTISTVSTTSRPSIISTVSTTSQPTTISTVSTTSRPSTIITKLSTSQPSTVSTVPLRTTSRSTTSSTTQPQCQNGGTHDGIKCICLDEFIGPKCEFILDRIPISKVETSVIVTLRITSEEFTESLTDNSTTEYKEFETNFKEEMKNVYSNIPGFKEVIILSIKNGSIIVDHDVVVEINLNENATIEEQYKKISEEVETELKSNCTNCSLSIDTNSIQVQNKEPPNVQGK; the protein is encoded by the exons ATGTCTAAAAAGGAATATGTGGAGTCTGAAACAGGCAGAAAGCTGGAAAGTGATGGTCATCTGGACGATTTCTGGGAAGAGTTAACAGACACTGGTcagaaaaaaaggcagaaaagagAAGCGGATGGGACTTCAGACAAAGTCACAAACATAAGAGAGCTGCAACCACCTGTCATTGATGAAAACAGCAGTGTGCCATCAACATCATCTGAGCCTGACTCAAGCAACAATATGCCATCGTCATCCCAGCGTGATGTGAGTGGTACCATGTCACCATCACCTGAGCCTGATACAAGCAGTACTGTGCCACCATCTTCCCAGCCTGATGTGAGTGATACCGTATCACCATCATCTGAGCCTGATATGAGCAGTACTGTGCCACCATCTTCCCAGTCTGATGTGAGTAAAACCGTATCACCATCATCTGAGCCTGATACGAGCAGTACTGTGCCACCATCTTCCCAGTCTGAT ccttcaacaaCTGACTCTGTgtcatcaacatcacagccttcaacaaCTGACTCTGtgtcatcaacatcccagccttcaacaattagcaCTGTGTCACCAACATCCCGGTCTTCAACAATTAGCACTGTGTCACCAACATCACAGCCTTCAGCAATTAGTACTGTGTCaccaacatcccagccttcaataATTAGCACTGAGccatcaacatcccagccttcaacaattatcactgagccatcaacatcccagccttcaacaattagcaCTGTGTCACCAACATCCCGGCCTTCAATAATTAGCACTGTGTCaccaacatcccagccttcaacaattagcaCTGTGTCaccaacatcccagccttcaacaattagcaCTGTGTCaccaacatcccagccttcaacaattagcaCTGTGTCACCAACATCCCAGCATTCAACAATTAGCACTGTGTCAACAACATCCCGGCCTTCAATAATTAGCACTGTGTCaacaacatcccagccttcaacaattagcaCTGTGTCAACAACATCCCGGCCTTCAACAATTAGCACTGTGTCAACAACATCCCGGCCTTCAACAATTAGCACTGTGTCAACAACATCCCGGCCTTCAACAATTAGCACTGTGTCAACAACATCCCGGCCTTCAACAATTAGCACTGTGTCAACAACATCCCGGCCTTCAATAATTAGCACTGTGTCAACAACATCACAGCCTACAACAATTAGCACTGTGTCAACAACATCCcggccttcaacaattatcactaagttatcaacatcccagccttcaacagTTAGCACTGTGCCTTTACGTACAACGTCTCGGAGTACCACATCTTCTACCACACAAC CACAATGTCAAAATGGAGGAACCCATGATGgtataaaatgcatttgtttagATGAATTTATTGGGCCGAAGTGCGAGTTTATATTGGACAGAATTCCTATTA gtaAAGTTGAAACTTCCGTCATCGTGACATTGAGAATCACCAGCGAGGAGTTTACTGAAAGCCTAACGGATAACTCCACTACAGAATATAAGGAATTTGAGACCAACTTTAAAGAGGAG ATGAAAAATGTTTATAGTAATATTCCAGGATTCAAAGAAGTCATCATCCTTTCAATCAA GAATGGCAGTATCATTGTGGATCACGATGTGGTGGTAGAGATAAACTTAAATGAAAACGCCACCATCGAGGAGCAGTACAAAAAGATATCTGAAGAAGTGGAGACTGAGTTGAAGTCCAACTGCACAAATT GCAGTCTGAGTATTGATACAAATTCCATCCAGGTCCAGAATAAAGAGC